One part of the Tenacibaculum sp. 190130A14a genome encodes these proteins:
- a CDS encoding glycosyltransferase: protein MRVVYLMDQMYLHGGAEKIVSLKINSLIEDFGYDVFLITNGQRNKKNVYTLSPKVNQLDLNINYTQGISFFHPVNLLKTIQHFFKLKSTFKKIDPDIIISVSQTPDQFFLPFIRKKTPKIKEFHSSGVSLNLGFLKRKLFNLYKKYTTLVLLNKDEQQYYPFPNTFIIPNFIDKREEELFTDYSNRDKVIIAAGRIAPVKQFDHLIEAWKLIFEKFPEWEIHIYGEGDDELKNQLQTIQSNYEIKNLYFKGAVSDLDQRMKKASLYAMTSSTECFPMVLLEAMSNGVPIISYDCPNGPRNIISSQKEGILVQGDNIKAFSQKLESIILQEEARGDLSIGAFETSKEFLKDKVMIKWVDLYKKLKKV, encoded by the coding sequence GTGAGAGTAGTTTATTTAATGGATCAAATGTATTTGCATGGTGGAGCAGAAAAAATTGTTTCATTAAAAATTAATTCATTGATTGAAGATTTTGGATATGATGTTTTTTTGATTACTAATGGTCAAAGGAATAAAAAGAATGTGTATACCTTATCGCCAAAAGTAAATCAATTAGATCTTAATATAAATTACACTCAAGGAATAAGTTTCTTCCATCCTGTAAACTTATTAAAAACAATACAGCATTTTTTTAAGTTAAAAAGTACATTTAAAAAAATTGATCCAGATATAATTATATCAGTTAGCCAAACACCAGATCAGTTTTTTTTACCCTTTATTAGAAAGAAGACACCTAAAATTAAAGAATTTCATTCCTCGGGAGTGAGCCTAAATTTAGGTTTCTTAAAACGAAAGTTGTTTAACTTATATAAAAAATACACAACGTTAGTTTTATTAAATAAAGACGAACAACAGTATTACCCTTTTCCAAATACATTTATCATACCTAATTTTATTGATAAAAGAGAGGAAGAGTTATTTACGGATTATTCTAATAGAGATAAGGTTATTATTGCGGCAGGAAGAATTGCACCTGTAAAACAATTTGATCACTTGATAGAAGCGTGGAAGTTAATCTTTGAAAAATTTCCTGAATGGGAAATTCATATTTACGGAGAGGGGGATGATGAATTAAAAAATCAACTACAAACTATTCAGTCGAATTACGAAATTAAAAACTTGTATTTCAAAGGAGCTGTTTCAGATTTAGATCAAAGAATGAAAAAAGCTTCTTTATATGCAATGACTTCTTCAACAGAATGTTTTCCAATGGTATTATTGGAAGCCATGTCCAATGGTGTTCCTATTATAAGCTACGATTGTCCTAATGGACCAAGAAATATTATAAGTAGCCAAAAAGAGGGAATATTAGTACAAGGAGATAATATTAAAGCTTTTTCGCAAAAACTAGAGAGTATAATTTTACAAGAAGAAGCGAGAGGAGATTTGAGTATCGGTGCATTTGAAACGAGCAAAGAATTTTTGAAAGATAAAGTGATGATCAAATGGGTCGACCTATATAAAAAGTTAAAGAAAGTTT
- a CDS encoding glycosyltransferase family 32 protein — protein sequence MIPKIIHYCWFGGNPLPPLAVKCIASWKKYLPEYEIIEWNESNFDLEQYPFAKEALENRKFAFVSDVCRLHALKEIGGVYMDTDVEVLRGLDPFLEKKAFSGFENDDFVPTGIMASEKDGVWVTEMLAYYDGRSFVKEDGELDTTSNTKIITDLMIEKGFVMNNSFQEVEDYIAFYPNDFFCPKSYKTGNIELTENSYCIHHFAKSWISPTGRWRNIIKMKVMNIFGAHRVQKVIDLIKK from the coding sequence ATGATACCTAAGATAATTCATTATTGTTGGTTTGGAGGAAATCCTCTTCCGCCGTTAGCTGTTAAATGTATAGCGTCATGGAAGAAATACCTTCCAGAATATGAAATAATTGAATGGAATGAAAGCAATTTTGATTTAGAACAATATCCATTTGCTAAAGAAGCATTAGAAAATAGAAAGTTTGCCTTTGTTTCAGATGTGTGCCGATTACATGCATTAAAAGAAATAGGAGGAGTTTATATGGATACTGATGTTGAGGTCTTAAGAGGTTTAGATCCATTTTTAGAAAAGAAGGCTTTTTCTGGTTTTGAAAATGATGATTTTGTACCTACCGGTATCATGGCAAGTGAAAAAGATGGAGTATGGGTTACTGAAATGTTAGCATATTATGATGGAAGATCTTTTGTAAAAGAAGATGGAGAATTAGATACAACTTCAAATACTAAAATAATAACTGATTTAATGATTGAAAAAGGATTTGTTATGAATAATTCTTTTCAAGAAGTTGAAGATTATATAGCATTTTATCCTAATGATTTCTTTTGTCCTAAAAGTTATAAAACAGGTAATATAGAGCTAACTGAAAATTCATACTGTATTCATCATTTTGCTAAATCTTGGATATCTCCAACGGGAAGATGGAGAAACATTATCAAAATGAAAGTAATGAATATTTTTGGGGCACATCGTGTGCAAAAAGTTATAGACCTCATAAAGAAATAG
- the wecB gene encoding non-hydrolyzing UDP-N-acetylglucosamine 2-epimerase, with amino-acid sequence MKKKILVCFGTRPEAIKMSSLVHELKSEPLYDVKVCVTAQHREMLDQVVDFFEVTPDYDLDIMKANQTLNELSGRIFLKMDAIISDFNPDLVLVHGDTTTSSICGWAAFNKGVKVGHVEAGLRTHNKFSPFPEELNRQITGRIADFHFAPTTISKQNLLEEKIQENNVTITGNTVIDSLLWTVDKIDGGYSNSVISSLEEKIDFTKKVILVTGHRRENFGDGFLNICKAMVTIAEREDVEIVFPVHLNPNVQKPVNELLSNYKNIHLIAPLDYPVFVWMMKKSHLIITDSGGVQEEAPSLGKPVLVMRDTTERPEAVKAGTVKLVGANYDRITESAFELLNDENLYNTMSKAHNPYGDGKANKRIVEFLKENL; translated from the coding sequence ATGAAAAAAAAGATACTAGTCTGTTTTGGTACTAGACCAGAAGCAATAAAAATGAGTTCATTGGTTCATGAATTGAAAAGTGAACCGTTGTATGATGTTAAAGTGTGTGTTACTGCTCAACATAGAGAAATGTTAGATCAAGTAGTTGATTTTTTTGAAGTAACCCCAGATTATGATTTAGATATCATGAAAGCTAATCAAACATTGAATGAATTAAGTGGACGCATTTTTTTAAAAATGGATGCGATAATATCAGATTTCAATCCAGATTTGGTGCTAGTACATGGAGATACAACTACTTCAAGTATTTGTGGTTGGGCAGCTTTTAATAAAGGAGTTAAAGTAGGACATGTTGAAGCAGGGTTAAGAACGCACAATAAATTCTCTCCTTTTCCAGAAGAATTAAATAGACAAATTACAGGTAGAATAGCAGATTTTCATTTTGCACCAACAACGATATCTAAACAAAACCTTTTAGAAGAAAAGATACAAGAAAATAATGTAACTATTACTGGAAATACAGTAATAGATTCTCTTTTATGGACGGTAGATAAGATCGATGGAGGATATTCTAATTCGGTAATTTCAAGTTTAGAAGAGAAAATAGATTTTACAAAAAAAGTAATTTTAGTAACTGGCCATAGAAGAGAAAACTTTGGAGATGGTTTTTTAAACATTTGTAAAGCTATGGTAACTATAGCAGAACGTGAAGATGTAGAGATTGTTTTTCCTGTGCACTTAAATCCTAATGTGCAAAAGCCAGTAAATGAGTTGTTATCAAACTATAAAAATATTCATTTAATTGCTCCTTTAGATTATCCTGTGTTTGTTTGGATGATGAAAAAATCTCACTTGATTATTACAGATTCAGGAGGGGTACAAGAAGAAGCACCTTCTTTAGGAAAACCTGTCTTGGTAATGAGAGATACAACAGAAAGACCGGAAGCAGTAAAAGCGGGTACTGTTAAGCTTGTTGGAGCAAACTACGATAGGATAACAGAAAGTGCTTTTGAATTGCTAAACGACGAAAACTTATATAATACAATGTCGAAAGCCCATAACCCTTATGGAGATGGAAAGGCAAACAAAAGGATTGTAGAATTTTTAAAAGAAAATTTGTAA